The Humulus lupulus chromosome 4, drHumLupu1.1, whole genome shotgun sequence genome has a window encoding:
- the LOC133832919 gene encoding uncharacterized protein LOC133832919 — protein MVRTHGASSKKIPVSQSRKVPSPSPPPSVSTAPPSVPAAPTSVGKSCKSKARKKVFSLSHEHPMVFPDISADIVAPPSEVMVPSRAKDHSPLPFDSSLEARATSKSVSSSSKAAAAGLLKMPLKPSQSKKNSVTPKRKLGLDASLSPLSAAKKKLKAHPPSLSSSESDPEEEKSEFEATHDTTLSDETVPDNAESEAESNEPEKEDIIPSEQEAESDSDQIASPLTSKAKGKKPISGSTPSPKRSGVHFKPYSSIFCYNDNARDMVLYAQRKFIIERNYVLGDHRPFGVLTMLQDRQWTGSLVKFSGFVDRIVKEFYANLTNEIIEPSSPLYNKVFVRGHWFSFSPQDIALALHLPLDVEDDVDGASLDKDMVITELVGQKMVWPSNKVISVSNLTYTYAVLHKFATTNWKPTFHTATISFDMASFLYKVGTGLGINLASVIHDQIIGFRKGNRKNLNLPFP, from the coding sequence ATGGTAAGAACTCATGGTGCTTCCTCCAAGAAGATCCCTGTTTCTCAATCCCGAAAGGTGCCATCTCCTTCGCCTCCTCCGTCTGTGTCAACAGCGCCTCCTTCTGTTCCAGCAGCTCCCACATCTGTTGGAAAGTCCTGCAAATCCAAGGCTCGCAAGAAGGTTTTTTCGCTCTCTCATGAACACCCTATGGTGTTTCCAGATATCTCTGCTGACATTGTTGCACCACCATCTGAAGTGATGGTGCCCTCTCGAGCCAAAGACCATTCTCCTCTTCCTTTTGATTCATCTTTGGAGGCTAGGGCAACATCGAAATCTGTTTCATCCTCTTCCAAAGCTGCTGCTGCTGGGTTGCTCAAAATGCCTTTGAAGCCGAGTCAGTCCAAGAAAAATTCTGTCACTCCAAAAAGGAAATTGGGGTTGGATGCGTCTCTTTCTCCCTTGTCTGCTGCCAAGAAAAAATTGAAAGCTCATCCCCCTTCACTGTCTTCCTCCGAATCTGATCCTGAGGAAGAAAAATCAGAATTTGAAGCAACCCATGATACCACATTGTCTGATGAAACGGTTCCTGACAATGCAGAATCAGAGGCTGAGTCTAATGAGCCAGAAAAAGAAGACATTATCCCCTCTGAACAAGAAGCTGAATCTGACTCAGACCAAATTGCATCTCCTTTGACATCCAAAGCTAAAGGGAAGAAACCTATTTCTGGTTCTACACCTTCTCCAAAACGTTCAGGTGTACATTTCAAACCTTATTCTTCCATTTTTTGCTATAATGATAATGCACGTGATATGGTTCTATATGCTCAAAGGAAATTTATCATTGAAAGAAATTATGTCTTGGGTGATCATCGTCCTTTTGGTGTGCTAACAATGCTTCAAGATCGACAATGGACAGGTTCTTTGGTTAAATTTTCtggttttgtggatagaatagtcaaggaattctatgccaatcttACTAATGAAATTATTGAACCTTCATCTCCTCTGTATAACAAAGTGTTTGTTAGGGGCCAttggttctctttttctcctcaaGACATTGCTCTTGCTTTGCATCTTCCCCTTGATGTCGAAGATGATGTTGATGGTGCCTCTCTTGACAAGGACATGGTTATCACTGAATTGGTAGGTCAAAAAATGGTATGGCCATCTAATAAAGTCATCTCGGTCTCCAATCTCACCTACACTTATGCTGTTCTCCATAAGTTTGCCACAACAAATTGGAAGCCCACTTTTCACACCGCCACTATCTCTTTTGATATGGCCTCATTTTTGTACAAGGTGGGGACCGGTCTTGGTATAAATTTGGCTTCGGTTATTCATGATCAAATCATTGGGTTTCGCAAAGGTAACAGGAAAAACTTGAATCTTCCTTTTCCTTaa